Genomic window (Pectinophora gossypiella chromosome 5, ilPecGoss1.1, whole genome shotgun sequence):
ATCTATTGCTTACGTACACTAGAATAGTTGAGAATTTGAGATGTTTTGAAAAAGTACACCTGCAGTTTTAAACTGTATTTCTCGTGCCAATGACTTATCATAATCCTTTCTGATTTACAAGGTTAACTACTTGATTCTCTTCCACCAACAATGGAGCATCGTGTTGTTATATACACCACACAATACTTTATCCTGTTTACGTTTATACACGGTGCCCTGTGATGAATCAAACAGAGTTGAGTTGTATCATTCAGAAGAACCAGGAAACTTGAAATCAGTATAAATATAACGTTTGTCGAAGTCGTAAGTTCTGCAAATGATTAGACCGATAGTGGATCATCCAGCTCATAATCTATTAGCGTGTTAAGCTGCCAATCCACCGGAGCGGAGCGAGGCAGCATAGCGGAGAAACAGCGATAATACTAGTTTGtgcaatcctattggttaatatttctcCGTTTCTCCGCTCCGCTGCCTCGCTCGGCTCCAGTGGACAGGCAGACAGACTGTGCTCCGTATCCTCTTCAATAGACGAGGGTACGCCTGTgtatcggtacggcaatgcagaacggaagacgcaaatcacagggactgtaacctggaacctgtcaagagggcagcagtaactgtcagtactattcagaggcggaagacaggagtcctagtacggctttggaattgattactctgggcgccatcccattcgcatcagtcagagtactgcgaggcagaaggcaagagggaaaccactgccctatttttccctataaaagtagcatggagaatgctacaccgacaagatcagattttaaaagtaatgatgatgatgaggcttgTGTATGGGCCTCTCGTGTGTCATACGTATGTAAAATaccatacattttatatatttatgtacattCCGTGTTTCCCTTGCCTCTTCCCACCTTAAGCAAATTAAAACTGTCAAACTCAGAAATCCTATCACATCTTTCCAGGTCTAATCTGGTTCATAGTGCCGGTATCGATGATCATCTGCAACGATGTTATGGCGTATGTGTTTGGCTTCTTCTTCGGCAAGACTCCGCTCATCAAGCTCAGTCCCAAGAAGACCTGGGAGGGATTCATTGGAGGTGGATTCTCTACTGTGGTGTTTGGATTGGTTGTAAGTATACATTGATAAAATCCTTGCTGCCGATTCTCGGCTGTTGGCTCATGTTAGTAGATATTAAGCCAAGTCGGAGGTCTTCGAAGCGGCTTGAAAATTCTGGTAATTATGTTGGCTAGCTCAAATACTTCGTCGATTCTAGCATCAGATATTATTATCTGTGACTAGGATTTTAACAACTGCACAGACTGCATGAGTTCCGTGTCGCGCGCGTTACCAATTATGTCGAGGGTTTTGTGCAACCAGCAGCGGGCGGAATTGGTAGCAAAAAAGAAATCGATTAGCTGCTTGTCATCTCGGACATCTCTGCTGCGTTCCTTGTACCATGACGCAGTACCTGTCACCATAAAGGTCACCATATCGACCATAGGGCTTTATAAATTAGTATTGTAGTTCAGAATCTGGAGAACTACTACCCTGAAGCTGAAGGTTATGCAGCCCACTCCTAACTTGTGTCCATTCGTTTGTATCCAGCTTGTCAACCATACTAcagaaacataacatacataagctctcgactatatcacaattggggtagtcagaggtacatgaaCTACCTCACGAGttttcagttagaccaacgtgattggtggtatacgtatcgccgtctataatggtcaaccGTGCTATTGACCGTTACAAATCTCAACCCCACTAACAAACTCCTGTTTACTTCCAGATCTCATACATGATGTCTCAATACCCGTACCTGGTGTGTCCGATCGAATACTCGGAGTCTCTGGGTCGCATGACGATGGACTGCGAGCCCTCGCTGCTTTTCCGGCTGCAGGAGTACACGCTGCCGCAATTCATGTTACCTGTCACTAAAGTTGTAAGTATAACGTATGATTACTGAAATCGATTGAAGCAGTGTCTGCACTATAGTTCGTGACTGTATCCGATACGGGCGGCAAGGTTACCGCACCACACCCCAGATtctccatataaaaatctcagTTTTACTGTGTGTTGCCTAACATggaagtgcgagcgagacacatgCACCCCTTACTcctttaagactaaagtaagacccagagggggtgagatcagcgcccgatacgaattagtgcgggcggagggttaccgttctatacgtagtattcttgACCGCACTCTTAGCAGGAATTGCGATGGATGGATTTGGATTGTTTTTATGTCTCCTCAAAACCTGTAAGACGTCGTGTAGTAGTTTGCGCATTCCAGTACTCAAGTTTCGTCATTCATCTGTGTTCACGGATCTATAAGAAAAGAGTGAGCAAACGCCGCCGTTATACGGGGTAAAAtgcaggtttttttttatttcagttcgGCATGGAGAAGATCAACATCTACCCGTTCATGATCCACTCGCTCGCTCTCAGCATCTTCAGCTCCGTCATCGGCCCCTTCGGAGGATTCTTTGCATCGGGATTCAAGCGCGCTTTCAAGATTAAGGTGAGCAAACGAAGATGAATGAGAAATTTGAATCTAGGTGTAATGACTTATCATTGAatggccgttggtcccggttactacttactgtgtaagtacgtagtcgttataaatgagtcatgtcaggggcctttggcggctcaatagtaaccctgacaccagggttgatgaggttagtaattcgcctcaaaaacccacacgatagaagaagaagattgaatgGCAGCCAAATGAGGAtcaaaactagaagctcaaatgtaggcggcagcactgttgagtgttcctaaattttgacagtactccatactgtccagctaaaattcgtgataaaattCTATAAAATGTGCAAAAGCTATCAGTTGGGAAAAGGCAGTTTTCATTGAAAGtaagtttttttaagtttttctgCTTTCCGATCGTTAGGGAATAAagataacactatgattttgcagttaaatgctGCGCAAAGAGTTGTAgttgaaaaatataaccaaaacaatattattatgtttgttcgtttactcaaatagtacggGGAACTGTCAAATTTACGAACACTCACCAGTAGTAGCGACATCATATGATGGGAGAAATAAGCGGATTTTATAGTCATTACTGCAATTGTATTACTTTTTTAAGAACGTTTAAGGCCCTGaaccgaggattttcttgctactACAGCCTCACCTCGCctcgactatacaggttgtgagaagtgaACAGGCGCAGTAGAACAAGATAGTGAACAGGGTGCTCCAAATCGCGCACATTAACTTACCatactttttaagttttcaAACACGTCTCTATAAATTGttttcataaactgcctatatacgtcccactgctgggcacaggcctcccctcaatcaaccggagggggtatggagcatactccaccacgctgctccaccgcgggttggtggaggtgtttttacggctaatagccgggaccaacggcttaacgtgccctccgaagcacggaatcatcttactttttcggacaatcaggtgattcaagcctgaaaagtccttaccaaacaaaggacagtctcacaaagtgatttcgacaatgtccccatcgggaatcgaacccggacctccagatcgtgagcctaacgctctaaccactagaccacggaggctgttgaatttgttttctatgAAGTCAATTTCAAAACTCTTCAGGACTTCGGCGACGTGATCCCCGGGCACGGCGGTATCATGGACCGCTTCGACTGCCAGTTCCTGATGGCCACTTTCGTCAACGTGTACATCACCAGCTTCATCCGCACCGCCACGCCGCAGAAGCTGCTGCAGCAGGTAGTCGTTTATTAACTGGTTGCACCTGTACAGAGtagcacacctcggacacttcataaaaaacctcgtattacacagacagtacacattgacgtcatcgtacacgcgcatctgtgtgaagactaaagtaagaccgaggggaggagctagctcagccgctagtggggagcggagagttgccgttctatgcctGTACAAAGTAGCACACaacggacactccatacaaaaaacctcgttttacagttTTACACAAGATACTACATATACACGCGCATCTTtgtgaagactaaagtaagaccgagggggggggtaaacctagctcagccgctggcggggagcggagtaacacataacggACACTCCATATACATCTCATCCTTACCGTACGCTGCCTTACCACGTAAGAGTGCGCGAGATTGACAGCCATTATAGTAATTAAGTTACGTCAAACAAAGGTTTTCAAACTTTTTAGACCCCCTTCTTTCTACACTTCGGCACgaatattattttaacaattgggtcgtgtactaggttcaaaatagccgtggtagcccagttggtagaacccttgcttctcactttgaggtcgcaggttcgaatccagcacaggcctaaatcaatgattgtcgaaattgttttcgaatccatgcttggatcataaattattatcacgtgctcagcggtgaaggaaaacatcgtgaggaaacccacattcccgagaaatgcatttgcggaggtatgtgaccttaccttTATTGAGCTGGatttccccttcgcgggttagaaagtcagacaagcagtcgcttttgtaaaaaaccggacctgtcaaatctttaagttaggttagtggaccctgtgagaaactaggttcgagataaattataaaattctctaaataaacacatttaaaactaacgaaaaacatattttttttatatttaactttttcaagaattttaatcaagaaaaacgtaataataagtccgtcattttgtcacgtttttctatgacgtcacagtatgctttttcatacaaattgcatagtaatttcgtggttTGACGTATtgtaaagagtaactgatttgactagttggaaactagcctatttgtatagtctttgtttttattaaaaacatcacagaagggaagctagaaggaaaCAGAGAAAGGGGATGACCAAGCttgtattttacatttttgtatattttttcgcAGGTGTACAATTTGAAACCGGAACAACAGTTGCAACTGTTTTACGCTCTGAAGGAGTCACTCGAAAACCGGAATATCCTCAACTTAGTGCCGTAAGCCCGTCTAGGGTAGGCAAGAGAAGGGTCAAGGTAACAAGATGGTTTGAGGGCAGAAAACAcgtctttgtattgtattggtaGACCGCTGCGATTCATctatttattatcattaatacATTAGGTCAAGGGTATTCAAGTGAGTTATTTCAAAACGGGTCTCTGGACCCAAATTTCTTGGTCTATGTCAAATTAGGATATTCTCCTCTCGGTACACACTTAATTGGTGGGATCTTCGAAcagggggcttaaaatggccacatcgaagcaattcttctaagaaagcaatattgctatttgacatttgcgcatataaaagtaagtgcgcatataaactgtcaaatagcaatattgctttcttagatgaatggcttcgaagtggccattttaacacccctgGGAAGATCAATATCATTAATGTAAATGCAAAAGTATTgtagaatcttttgtctttttccaaatctataataaaattCTTACGCAAGTTgacacagtcatgagcaatataatatacccactttaggtctctgtcacactaacatatttgacattcagtgaaacttacagttcaatttgtcaaaaaagttaatgtgacatggtaccaaagcgtatacatattaatgctcgtgaccgtacataaaattatacaaaagaTTTTAGGACATTTTTGCGTTTAAGGTAAGGGAAGTCAGTTTTacggtgttcgaagaactaccaATGTATACCTACACTTATTTGACTGATTCTTTCTCTGATTGACACCAAATTTACTGACTATTACTAGAAACTTCTATTTCGTCGTGCGCGAACAGGTCTATggtgtgaaactcatatgtaactcaCCAAATtttacaccatcatagtatacaaataaagaatattaacgAATTTGCTAAGTTTTGACGAGATAATGAAAAATTACTCGTAGTTTTAATCGTAGAATCAAAGCGTTTTAGTATCAAAATATAAAGGCGTGTTTAAGTAGACATATCCCGCGGTGTACCTCTGATAGGGAAGCATATTATTCTAGTCTCAAAAATTGTTGATTCTTTTGCCTAAAAAAATCACGATATAATTCCAAAATTTCATATTTCCATAGCTAAATATAAACAGTACCAAAGATACATCAATGCAATCGAATCATACAATTTATAAAGGAATATTGGGGTATCCCAATaaatttaaaagataaaaatatagtaattataaattacatagATTTTAATAGTGAattttactaatatttggatgtTAGGCGCTTTACAGACTACTTTGAACGGTCTTTATGTATACACAGGCTGTGAACATTCtgtgctgggtacaggcctcccctcgttAATCTGAGGGAAAACACTGTTTAAGGTAGTATGTAGAGTATTTTTGTGGTGGAATTTAGTTCTTAAGAACCGTAAATAAGTGTTTCGTCGCTTTCCAACATTTAGATGTAAATTTTGTGGTATTTATATCTACTATTCTATATAACTTCCTAATTTTGCCAATAATTGTGCAATCAAAATTAGATTTTGCATAAAATCGATCGATTATAAGACCTTATAAATTTACttgtcataataaaaaaataattttaaataaatgcgATCCCTACCTTCGCCACTCGAATTGCGTAGATTAAGTATAGATACATAATATACTGTATGGTgatctttttaaatttctagTTACATTTAAATTACTCATTTCTCGCCTTTAAAAGTTT
Coding sequences:
- the LOC126367051 gene encoding phosphatidate cytidylyltransferase, photoreceptor-specific isoform X1; its protein translation is MSELRQRRGEGDGNDKVETAGESDHVDSEEEKVLEEKYVDEMAKNLPQGTDKTPEILDQALSGLSSRWRNWVIRGIFTWLMIGAFCLLIYGGPLALMITVLCVQVKCFEEIINIGYAVYRVHGLPWFRSLSWYFLLTSNYFFYGENLIDYFGVVINRTDYLRFLVTYHRFISFSLYCVGFVWFVLSLVKRYYMRQFSLFAWTHVALLIVVTQSYLIIQNIFEGLIWFIVPVSMIICNDVMAYVFGFFFGKTPLIKLSPKKTWEGFIGGGFSTVVFGLVISYMMSQYPYLVCPIEYSESLGRMTMDCEPSLLFRLQEYTLPQFMLPVTKVFGMEKINIYPFMIHSLALSIFSSVIGPFGGFFASGFKRAFKIKDFGDVIPGHGGIMDRFDCQFLMATFVNVYITSFIRTATPQKLLQQVVYNLKPEQQLQLFYALKESLENRNILNLVP
- the LOC126367051 gene encoding phosphatidate cytidylyltransferase, photoreceptor-specific isoform X2 encodes the protein MSELRQRRGEGDGNDKVETAGESDHVDSEEEKVLEEKYVDEMAKNLPQGTDKTPEILDQALSGLSSRWRNWVIRGIFTWLMIGAFCLLIYGGPLALMITVLCVQVKCFEEIINIGYAVYRVHGLPWFRSLSWYFLLTSNYFFYGENLIDYFGVVINRTDYLRFLVTYHRFISFSLYCVGFVWFVLSLVKRYYMRQFSLFAWTHVALLIVVTQSYLIIQNIFEGLIWFIVPVSMIICNDVMAYVFGFFFGKTPLIKLSPKKTWEGFIGGGFSTVVFGLVISYMMSQYPYLVCPIEYSESLGRMTMDCEPSLLFRLQEYTLPQFMLPVTKVFGMEKINIYPFMIHSLALSIFSSVIGPFGGFFASGFKRAFKIKDFGDVIPGHGGIMDRFDCQFLMATFVNVYITSFIRTATPQKLLQQVYNLKPEQQLQLFYALKESLENRNILNLVP